A single genomic interval of Vulpes vulpes isolate BD-2025 unplaced genomic scaffold, VulVul3 u000000714, whole genome shotgun sequence harbors:
- the LOC140596771 gene encoding uncharacterized protein produces MSEIAAVLLMFLPEEDAFWALAQLMVGDRHSMHGFFVPGFPKLLRFQRHHERVLQRALPDLRKHMDEEQMSTGIYSPKWFLQCFLGRTPFSLTLKLWDAYVLDGERVLTAMAYTILKVHRKRLLKLPLEGLREFLQDSLAQPWALEDEAVLRHLRASMTQLRRMRCDLPPPAGPEEFPTRPLGLEPVSPAPGPLLPSPASEPPPRVEEPASPGPAARPEPPGPPPGQAIVQLAPQPRRWNSLPTLPGQQGGAGRRPRDTAGFKTENGVSFHLAPAWATPEAPRRTGPWSTPGTPITRSPQPPRDDAVGPRTPFLPRGHCSSCPSLGSDGHSQGRARAALSPLPRGPAQARDPLPPASTGQLDARGPRGQSVAVRAGARRLRPAVTVPCLVSLCLPEGGTARTGHQPLTQRDLGWPGPGLCGGRGDSSACPRPSANGIQRPGALARPAFWPRAERALSQQDGASWALGVPHRSRSLT; encoded by the exons atgagcgagatcgcggccgtcctcctcatgttcctgcccgaggaggacgccttctgggcgctggcccagctgatggtgggcgaccggcactccatgcacg gcttcttcgtcccgggcttcccgaagctcctcaggttccagagacatcacgagcgggtcctccaaagagctctcccggacctgaggaagcacatg gacgaggagcagatgtccaccggcatctacagccccaaatggtttctccagtgcttcctcggccgg acccccttctcgctcaccctgaagctgtgggatgcctacgtgttggatggggagagggtgctcacggccatggcctataccatcctcaaggtgcacagga agcgcctcctgaagctgcccctggaagggctccgggagttcctccaggactctctggcccagccctgggccctggaggacgaggccgtgctgagacaccttcgggcctccatgacccagctccgcaggatgcggtgcgacctgcccccgccag cgggacctgaggagttccccacgaggcccctgggcctggagccagtgtccccggcgcccgggcctctcctcccttctccggcctctgagccaccgcccagggtggaggagccggcctccccgggcccagccgcccggcctgagccgcccggaccccctcccggccaggccatcgtccaacttgccccccagccccggcggtggaactccctccccaccctcccggggcaacaaggcggtgcaggcaggcggccccgggacacggcgggcttcaagacagaaaacggggtctccttccatttggcacctgcctgggccaccccagaggccccgcgacggaccgggccctggagcacccccgggactcccatcacgcggtccccccagccccctagggatgacgctgtcgggcccaggacacccttcctgccccgcggccactgcagctcgtgcccctcgctgggcagtgacgggcacagccagggcagagccagggcggcgctgagcccgctgccccgaggccccgcacaggcccgggaccctctgccccccgcgtccacggggcagctcgatgctcgcgggcctcgggggcagagcgtggcggtgagggcgggggcccggaggctccggcccgccgtcaccgtgccctgcctcgtctcgctgtgcctcccggagggcggcaccgcccgcacgggacaccagcccctgacccagagggacctgggctggcctggccccgggctctgtgggggcaggggcgactcgagcgcctgccccaggcccagcgctaatgggatccagcgccccggggccctggccaggcctgcgttctggccccgggccgaacgagccctctcacagcaggatggggcctcctgggccctgggcgtgccccacagatccaggtcgctgacctag